A region of Notolabrus celidotus isolate fNotCel1 chromosome 4, fNotCel1.pri, whole genome shotgun sequence DNA encodes the following proteins:
- the fam83ha gene encoding protein FAM83H, producing the protein MARRSQCSSAGDNPLDPNYLPPHYREEYRLGVDALVEEDLDGYYQFLQKADVVDFLSSAEIEYIQGSVRLPQHRDQPEHCYQEGGDDGSSDTYWPLHSDLDAPGLDLGWPQIHHFIGPTEVTTLVNPPETNMPSIKEQARRLIKNAHQVIAIAMDMFTDVDIFADVVGAAMRNVAVYILLDKENVHHFVNMVTNCRVDLQNLQFLRVRTVSGITYHCRSGKSFKGQMMDRFLLTDCRAVLSGNYSFMWSYEKLHRCMAHLFLGQLVSTFDEEFRILFAQSEPLVLDNVNPPMDDFNPLQKRKPLLYREPRKFLSLDTPHPDDWAKRSHDDRTDLDWRMAPLKRQEAPYGSGDVYGRSRMDPSFDQSASRKQMMENPAFKRHSYAEGGHGRYSYPFMQPQGAPEPESQGHPFHRGQQPYPGPGRDADYGHDRFCGQDFRSSDQYSDPGLPPDLDTHENFDPVLNFLSSTRNFDQGSEKIPPGVDSPFGSQPRRQSLGQPYVCQTSPTPSNQSDQKHFLLETNPDRKDPTVKRGLRKWRISSFLSAHDNPDDDGLPSTPPNAPDPFEDQSNPIQQTAPGPDVRVAKIPNVREFKIPAMPRASQMQSYTKTSAREPPKKPAEDPTPEPKSTRSPSESSSTTEGEKMEEAEPKEPKALQREESFRRKYNATVQRTSRLRSSLIFSSLDQQNPAQDPKTAPGQQDEDGDKTESEQKKVPYMSQMFGQRRTTPREPIEWSRYVKSSLDSAATDSTKADQEDSEKDKPSKDPSDKGAEAKTDQPVPPTQPEQQPQPFPSDPLQVDMNDPDMRLMFFKEMAAKRRAAKAAEAEKNKDKVAANSQTVKEEGDVPKDTSETTTDTSTPHPSSGKKAAAEDAGKKEATESPKCVSQGLDPQDQTHLKKPQSSEDKGSQVPTDSEQNKLKSSQSGASLHASAGTASPEGEAPEEPALSSPAETQRSPTHPPTPTRAAPFRALSTEVPKSPHLDSTSQDPRPLSLSVETPSPSNSTQTTRSDSLSAHTLPGSSLTPSNAASAVSSPHDQSDAKTNSEEPSNVAQSGASFSRRPETLHISPPLSDPCLPHVPDPKSKSSPSSSPADPPKTSPSQTPESPDSSNQVTPPSELPLTPLHPAETGSGSPPETETVLSPEADQTQTPSDHSSTTDPNKTTTLPSEETLTLTEPETDPSDSPVPAENTHTDPHTEVSTESELPEGDKVSSNGDQTTEKTDEPPSPQSKKSAQSRYHSSTANVLSSSNLRDDTKLLLEQISANSQNRNEATKEPAVTDDEKEDEADKNAKRDKDRGIRLGRAPPKSDEERDKLLERIQSMRKERRVYSRFEMAP; encoded by the exons ATGGCCCGGCGCTCTCAGTGTTCCTCTGCAGGGGACAACCCTCTGGATCCGAACTACCTCCCGCCTCACTACAGAGAGGAGTACCGTTTGGGAGTAGATGCCCTGGTGGAAGAAGACCTGGATGGGTACTATCAATTCCTCCAGAAGGCGGACGTGGTGGACTTCCTGTCCTCGGCAGAGATAGAGTATATTCAGGGGTCGGTTCGACTCCCTCAGCACAGAGATCAACCTGAACACTGTTACCAGGAGGGGGGCGATGATGGATCATCGGATACGTACTGGCCCCTCCACTCGGACCTGGACGCCCCAGGTCTGGACCTGGGCTGGCCTCAGATCCATCACTTTATCGGACCCACTGAGGTCACAACCCTGGTCAACCCTCCCGAAACCAACATGCCGAGCATCAAAGAGCAGGCGAGGAGGCTCATCAAGAACGCCCATCAG GTGATTGCCATAGCGATGGACATGTTTACTGATGTCGACATATTTGCGGATGTCGTCGGCGCTGCGATGAGGAACGTTGCTGTTTACATCCTGTTAGACAAAGAGAACGTCCATCACTTCGTCAACATGGTGACCAACTGCAGAGTCGACCTGCAGAACCTCCAG TTTCTGCGTGTGAGGACGGTCTCCGGGATCACGTATCACTGCCGCTCTGGGAAATCCTTCAAAGGTCAGATGATGGATCGCTTCCTGCTGACGGACTGCAGGGCGGTGCTGAGTGGAAACTACAG CTTCATGTGGTCGTATGAAAAACTCCACCGCTGCATGGCTCACCTGTTCCTGGGACAGCTGGTCTCCACCTTCGATGAAGAGTTTCGTATTCTGTTTGCTCAGTCGGAGCCGCTGGTGCTGGACAACGTGAACCCTCCGATGGACGACTTTAACCCTTTACAGAAGAGGAAACCTCTGCTCTACAGAGAGCCTCGGAAGTTCCTCTCACTGGACACGCCTCACCCAGACGACTGGGCGAAGCGTTCCCACGATGACCGGACAGATCTGGATTGGAGGATGGCGCCTCTTAAAAGACAGGAAGCCCCGTACGGCTCGGGGGATGTGTACGGCAGGTCACGCATGGATCCATCTTTTGATCAGAGCGCCTCAAGAAAGCAAATGATGGAAAACCCTGCTTTCAAACGCCACAGTTACGCTGAAGGGGGTCATGGTCGGTACTCATACCCGTTCATGcagccacagggggcgccagagcCTGAGAGCCAGGGGCATCCGTTTCACAGGGGACAGCAGCCTTATCCAGGACCAGGGAGGGACGCAGATTACGGCCATGACAGATTCTGTGGCCAAGACTTTCGTTCATCTGATCAATACTCTGATCCTGGTTTACCACCAGACCTAGATACTCATGAGAACTTTGACCCTGTTCTCAACTTTTTATCATCTACCAGAAACTTTGACCAGGGTTCAGAGAAAATCCCCCCTGGAGTAGATTCCCCGTTTGGCTCACAGCCCAGGAGACAGAGCTTAGGCCAACCGTATGTCTGCCAAACATCCCCGACCCCTTCAAACCAGAGCGATCAGAAACACTTCCTCTTAGAGACCAACCCGGACCGAAAGGACCCCACGGTGAAACGAGGGCTGAGAAAGTGGAGGATCAGCTCGTTCCTCAGTGCGCACGATAATCCAGACGACGACGGGCTGCCTTCAACGCCACCTAACGCACCAGATCCTTTTGAGGATCAGTCCAACCCCATTCAACAAACAGCACCAGGACCAGATGTACGGGTCGCTAAAATCCCTAATGTCAGAGAGTTTAAGATTCCTGCCATGCCCAGGGCGAGTCAGATGCAGAGTTACACCAAAACCTCAGCCAGAGAGCCGCCAAAGAAACCTGCGGAAGACCCCACTCCAGAACCCAAATCAACCCGGTCCCCTTCAGAGTCATCGTCCACGACTGAAGGGGAAAAGATGGAGGAGGCAGAGCCAAAGGAACCCAAAGCCCTTCAAAGGGAGGAGTCATTCCGCAGGAAGTACAACGCAACGGTCCAGAGGACCTCCAGGTTAAGGTCGTCTCTGATCTTCAGCTCTCTGGATCAGCAGAACCCTGCTCAAGATCCAAAAACTGCTCCAGGCCAACAGGACGAAGACGGTGACAAGACTGAGTCCGAGCAGAAGAAAGTTCCCTACATGTCTCAGATGTTTGGTCAAAGGAGGACTACTCCCAGAGAGCCTATTGAATGGAGCCGTTATGTGAAGTCCTCTTTAGACAGCGCGGCCACAGACTCAACCAAAGCGGACCAGGAAGACTCGGAGAAGGACAAACCGTCAAAGGATCCTTCAGATAAGGGTGCAGAGGCTAAAACTGATCAACCAGTACCACCAACACAACCAGAACAACAGCCCCAACCTTTCCCCTCTGATCCTCTTCAGGTAGATATGAACGATCCGGATATGAGGCTCATGTTTTTCAAAGAGATGGCAGCAAAGCGCAGAGCGGCGAAGGCTGCAGAGGCtgaaaagaacaaagacaagGTGGCTGCAAATTCCCAAACTGTGAAAGAGGAGGGAGACGTACCAAAGGACACCTCAGAGACTACGACTGATACTTCAACGCCCCATCCTTCATCTGGGAAAAAGGCTGCTGCAGAGGATGCTGGGAAAAAAGAGGCGACAGAATCACCAAAGTGTGTGAGCCAAGGTTTAGATCCTCAAGATCAGACCCATCTCAAAAAACCCCAGAGCTCTGAAGACAAAGGAAGCCAAGTTCCAACTGACTCAGAGCAGAACAAGTTGAAGAGCAGCCAATCAGGAGCAAGTCTGCATGCCTCTGCAGGAACAGCATCACCTGAGGGCGAAGCACCAGAAGAACCAGCGCTGTCAAGTCCTGCTGAGACTCAGAGGAGCCCCACTCATCCACCCACACCAACCAGGGCTGCACCTTTTAGAGCTCTGAGTACTGAAGTCCCCAAAAGCCCACACCTGGATTCTACCTCTCAGGATCCCcgtccactctctctctcagtggagACCCCGTCACCCTCAAACTCAACCCAAACGACCAGGAGTGACTCTCTCTCAGCTCACACACTTCCTGGTTCCTCGTTAACGCCATCGAACGCCGCTTCAGCTGTTTCCTCTCCGCATGATCAGTCCGACGCGAAGACCAACTCTGAGGAACCCTCCAACGTTGCCCAATCAGGAGCAAGCTTCAGCCGGCGTCCTGAAACTCTCCACATCAGCCCACCTTTGTCTGATCCCTGTTTACCTCATGTTCCTGACCCAAAGAGTAAATCCAGTCCATCCAGCAGCCCAGCAGATCCTCCCAAAACCTCCCCGTCACAAACACCTGAATCTCCTGATTCTTCAAACCAAGTAACCCCTCCCTCTGAACTTCCCCTGACACCTTTACATCCAGCTGAAACAGGATCCGGTTCTCCCCCTGAGACTGAAACGGTTTTATCCCCTGAGGCGGACCAAACTCAAACCCCTTCTGATCATTCCTCTACAACAGATCCAAACAAAACCACAACGCTGCCATCTGAAGAAACTCTGACACTGACTGAGCCTGAAACTGACCCTTCAGACTCACCTGTACCTGCTGAAAACACCCACACGGACCCCCACACTGAAGTCAGCACAGAGTCTGAACTACCTGAAGGTGATAAGGTCTCAAGCAACGGAGATCaaaccacagagaaaacagaCGAACCTCCGTCTCCTCAGTCCAAGAAATCCGCACAGTCTCGATACCACTCGTCGACCGCCAACGTTCTCTCGAGCAGCAACCTGAGGGACGACACCAAGCTGCTCCTGGAGCAGATATCCGCCAACAGCCAGAACAGAAACGAGGCGACCAAAGAGCCCGCAGTCACGGACGACGAGAAGGAAGATGAGGCGGACAAAAACGCAAAGAGGGACAAAGACAGAGGAATCCGGCTCGGGCGAGCACCGCCAAAGTCCGACGAGGAGCGGGACAAACTGCTGGAGAGGATTCAGAGCATGAGGAAGGAGAGACGGGTTTACAGCAGGTTTGAG atggcTCCGTGA
- the herc4 gene encoding probable E3 ubiquitin-protein ligase HERC4, whose amino-acid sequence MLCWGNASYGQLGLGGIDEEIVVEPRRCEFFDGKCVRDVGSGHRHTVFLLEDGTVYTCGCNDLGQLGHDKSRKKPEQVVALDAQIIAAVACGQSHTLAVNDKGQVFSWGLGSDGQLGLHNFDECVRVPRNIKTLSDVQVAQVACGYWHSLALSRGGHVFSWGQNRFGQLGLGMNGQSICSPQIIQSLQGVPFAQITAGGAHSFALTLSGAVFGWGRNKFGQLGLNDRNDRCFPSLLKSLRSQRVIFISCGEDHTAVLTKEGGVFTFGAGGYGQLGHNSTNHEINPRKVFELMGNVVTQISCGRQHTLAFTPASEKMDSFGLGGNGQLGTRSTCNRKSPAPVKGPWACSPASVDSDSEQVCCVKKIYAGGDQSFAHYRTNNSPDEVSVTDPDRKLCCLNEDTIRRWLYHSSGRLPAEVSNEIDLVFSSASCLNGSFLSISNPDHFSTSSKSPGVDMNKARLLFHRLITNDRPEINQQIAASLEKNLIPRLSSSPPDVEALRLFVTLPECPLFRDRNNYVTITIPFARSVISLKQPPLKVLGNWWSTFEGPVFQHLVELYKEVVVYLLQMHKVGIPSAEQRIFTCFLDTSLRLLEILHTVSERAGHIIQYDKFYIHELDELIDIRNDYVSWVQRQMLPMGQDGVFTLCRFPFVFDAQAKTTLLQTDAVIQMQMAVDQAQMQNFSSMFMPAVESVNPCLILIVRRENIVGDTMEVLRKSKNVDYKKPLKVIFVGEEAVDAGGVRKEFFLLIMKELLDPKYGMFRYHDDSRLIWFSNKTFEDIDLFNLIGVICGLAIYNLTIVELNFPLALYKKLLKKKPNLDDLKELMPDVGRSLQHLLDYTEDDLEDTFCLNFTITEENYGATEVFELAPNGENINVNKSNRQDFVNAYVNYVFNTSVAPLFECFYAGFHKVCGGKVLELFQPNELQAMVIGNTNYDWTELQKSTEYKGEYWADHHTIRLFWEVFHDLPLERKKQFLLFLTGSDRIPILGMKNLKLVIQPTGGGEHYLPVAHTCFNLLDLPKYTSSQTLRQKLLQAIDHNQGFNLA is encoded by the exons ATGCTGTGCTGGGGGAATGCTTCGTATGGTCAGCTGGGTTTGGGAGGAATCGATGAAGAGATCGTCGTCGAGCCTCGGAGGTGTGAATTCTTCGATGGAAAGTGTGTGCGTGACGTCGGGTCCGGCCACAGACACACCGTCTTCCTGTTGGAGGATGGGACGGTTTACACCTGCGGCTGCAACGACCTGGGACAGCTAGGACACGACAAGTCCAGGAAGAAACCAG AGCAGGTGGTGGCTCTGGACGCTCAGATCATCGCCGCAGTGGCATGCGGTCAGTCTCACACGCTCGCGGTGAACGATAAAGGTCAGGTGTTCTCGTGGGGTTTGGGCTCAGACGGACAGCTTGGCCTCCATAACTTTGATGAATGTGTTCGTGTGCCTCG AAATATAAAGACTCTGTCGGACGTTCAGGTCGCTCAGGTAGCCTGCGGGTACTGGcactccctcgctctctccagAG GGGGTCATGTTTTCTCGTGGGGACAGAATCGGTTCGGACAGCTCGGTCTGGGAATGAATGGACAGAGTATCTGTTCTCCTCAGATCATTCAGTCTCTGCAGGGTGTTCCTTTTGCTCAGATAACAGCAGGGGGCGCTCACAGCTTTGCCCTCACGTTGTCGGGGGCGGTGTTCGGATGGGGGCGAAATAAGTTTGGACAGCTGGGACTCAATGACAGAAACG ATCGCTGTTTTCCATCTCTGCTGAAGTCGCTCAGATCTCAGAGAGTGATTTTTATCTCCTGCGGAGAGGATCACACCGCGGTGCTCACTAAG GAAGGAGGCGTGTTTACATTTGGAGCCGGAGGATACGGACAGCTGGGACACAACTCCACCAACCATGAGATCAACCCCAGGAAGGTGTTTGAGCTCATGGGGAATGTCGTCACACAGATTTCCTGCGGGAG gCAGCACACGCTGGCTTTCACGCCGGCTTCAGAAAAGATGGACTCATTTGGACTCGGGGGAAACGGGCAGCTCGGCACTCGCTCCACCTGTAACAGAAAGAGCCCTGCGCCTGTCAAAGGGCCCTGGGCCTGCTCACCTGCTTCCGTGGACTCAG ACTCTGAGCAGGTTTGCTGTGTGAAGAAGATTTATGCAGGAGGAGACCAAAGCTTTGCTCACTATCGCACAAACAAT AGTCCTGACGAGGTGTCGGTCACAGATCCAGACAGGAAGCTCTGCTGTCTGAATGAAGACACGATTCGGAGATGGTTGTACCATTCGTCAGGACGGCTCCCCGCGGAAGTGTCCAA TGAAATCGACCTCGTGTTTTCATCAGCGAGCTGCCTGAACGGATCCTTTCTATCAATCAG tAATCCGGATCACTTCAGTACGAGCTCTAAGAGTCCGGGTGTTGACATGAACAAAGCTCGCCTCCTGTTTCACAGGTTGATCACAAATGATCGCCCGGAGATCAATCAGCAG attGCTGCCAGTCTGGAGAAGAACCTGATTCCCAGGTTGAGTTCTTCTCCTCCAGACGTTGAAGCTCTGAGACTCTTCGTCACGCTGCCCGAGTGTCCTCTCTTCAGAGACCGGAATAACTACGTCACCATCACCATCCCGTTCGCCCGCTCGGTGATCAGCCTGAAGCAGCCTCCCCTGAAGGTGCTCG GAAACTGGTGGTCTACCTTCGAGGGCCCGGTGTTCCAGCACCTGGTGGAGTTGTATAAGGAGGTGGTGgtttacctgctgcagatgCACAAAGTCGGGATTCcttcagcagagcagagaatCTTCACCTGTTTCCTCGACACGTCGCTGCGTCTGCTGGAGATCCTTCACACC GTGAGCGAGCGAGCCGGTCACATCATCCAGTACGATAAGTTCTACATCCACGAGTTGGACGAGCTGATCGACATCAGGAACGACTACGTGAGCTGGGTCCAGAGGCAGATGTTACCCATG gGTCAGGACGGCGTGTTCACTCTGTGCAGGTTCCCGTTTGTGTTTGACGCTCAGGCAAAGACGACGCTGCTGCAGACGGACGCCGTGATCCAGATGCAG ATGGCGGTGGATCAGGCTCAGATGCAGAACTTCAGCTCCATGTTCATGCCGGCGGTGGAGTCGGTGAATCCGTGTCTCATCCTGATCGTCCGGAGGGAAAACATCGTAGGAGACACGATGGAGGTCCTCAGGAAGTCCAAGAACGTGGACTACAAGAAACCGCTGAAG GTGATATTCGTGGGGGAGGAGGCGGTGGACGCAGGCGGCGTGAGGAAAGAGTTTTTCCTCTTGATCATGAAAGAGCTGCTGGACCCTAAATATGGGATGTTTCGTTACCATGACGACTCAAGGCTCATCTGGTTTTCAAACAAG ACGTTTGAAGACATCGACCTGTTTAATCTGATCGGGGTAATCTGCGGCCTGGCCATCTATAATCTGACTATCGTGGAGCTGAACTTCCCTTTGGCTCTTTACAAAAAGCTGCTGAAGAAGAAACCCAACCTGGACGACCTGAAGGAGTTAATGCCTGACGTtggaag GAGTCTGCAGCATTTACTGGACTACACAGAGGACGACCTGGAGGACACCTTCTGTCTGAACTTTACC ATCACAGAAGAAAACTACGGAGCCACGGAGGTGTTTGAACTCGCTCCAAACGGCGAGAACATCAACGTGAATAAATCCAACAG gCAGGATTTCGTCAACGCGTACGTGAATTACGTCTTCAACACGTCGGTGGCTCCGCTGTTCGAGTGTTTCTACGCCGGCTTTCATAAAGTGTGCGGAGGGAAAGTTCTGGAGCTCTTCCAGCCGAACGAACTTCAGGCCATGGTGATCGGAAACACCAACTATGACTGGACGGAGCTCCAGAAG AGCACCGAGTACAAAGGAGAGTACTGGGCCGATCATCACACCATCAGACTCTTCTGGGAAGTTTTCCACGACCTTCCTTTAGAGAGGAAGAAGCAGTTTCTGT TGTTCCTCACAGGAAGTGACCGGATCCCCATCCTGGGCATGAAGAACCTGAAGTTAGTGATTCAGCCCACAGGTGGAGGCGAACATTACTTACCTGTCGCTCACACCTGCTTCAACCTCCTCGACCTGCCAAAGTACACGAGTTCACAAACTCTAAGACAGAAACTGTTACAGGCCATCGATCACAATCAGGGATTCAACCTGGCCTGA
- the LOC117811801 gene encoding androgen-dependent TFPI-regulating protein, protein MTLTLRKVFHVSVFCWYAFVVKTLAAKDGEELPAGIFVYGGPWKYLTFLNLLLQMFFFGLAALSDLQEKPESVLSRCRDLLFSVFVFPVGSFVVLLFWSIFTYDRELVYPASIDTFFPPWMNHAMHTFVLPVLLAEILLQPHVYPQRKHAVTALGLVGVAYLSWIVWVYVSVGIWVYPLLGYFSSAGLLFFFAFNMSVVTSLFLVGHKLNAILWSKRSSV, encoded by the exons ATGACGTTAACCCTGAGGAAGGTGTTCCACGTCTCGGTGTTCTGCTGGTATGCCTTCGTGGTGAAGACTCTGGCAGCGAAGGACGGAGAGGAGTTACCCGCTGGAATCTTTGTTTATGGAGGACCCTGGAAGTACCTCACTTTTTTAAACCTG CTGTTGCAGATGTTCTTCTTCGGCCTGGCGGCTCTCAGCGACCTGCAGGAGAAACCggagagtgttctgagcagatGTAGAGACCTTCTGTTCtccgtgtttgtgtttcctgtcgGCTCG TTTGTCGTTCTTCTTTTCTGGAGCATCTTCACCTACGACAGAGAGCTAGTCTACCCGGCTTCCATCGACACCTTCTTCCCGCCCTGGATGAACCACGCCATG CACACGTTTGTTCTGCCGGTTTTACTCGCAGAGATTCTGCTGCAGCCTCACGTCTACCCTCAGAGGAAACACGCCGTCACAGCGTTAGGCCTGGTGGGTGTGGCCTATTTATCCTG GATTGTCTGGGTCTATGTGTCCGTGGGGATCTGGGTGTACCCCCTCCTCGGATATTTCAGCTCAGCTggtctgctcttcttcttcgCCTTCAACATGTCTGTGGTGACATCGCTCTTCCTGGTCGGACACAAACTGAACGCCATCCTGTGGAGTAAGAGAAGCTCGGTCTGA